In Mercurialis annua linkage group LG5, ddMerAnnu1.2, whole genome shotgun sequence, a single genomic region encodes these proteins:
- the LOC126681784 gene encoding E3 ubiquitin-protein ligase SINA-like 10, whose product MSDNIVRSFNLEVMDCPICCEPLIPPIIQCENGHTTCSTCSVKFKNCHSCTLPIGSMRNRAMEAVVEAVTVFCQNKIYGCTESFSYDAKTKHEKYCSFVPCSCPVPDCTVKGSSKMIYGHCKEMHTDSFIPFHFGRRFGVSLNLDDRGLLLQEDTSDTVFVLNNTTSSYGNIITVFCLGPMSNGRCPYDIKIKFTESSVDRFHSSTKNFQDTNSYYRSLTGLLIDSSDRDFFPDGLVKMELCVCRSWELGSEDDI is encoded by the exons aTGTCTGATAATATAGTTCGTTCATTTAATCTTGAAGTTATGGATTGCCCCATCTGCTGCGAACCGTTAATTCCTCCAATTATTCAG tGTGAGAATGGCCACACAACTTGCAGCACATGCTCTGTGAAGTTTAAAAATTGCCATTCTTGCACTTTGCCCATAGGATCAATGAGAAATCGGGCGATGGAAGCGGTCGTGGAGGCTGTTACAGTGTTTTGCCAGAACAAAATTTATGGATGCACTGAAAGCTTCAGTTACGACGCAAAGACAAAACACGAGAAGTACTGTTCCTTCGTACCGTGTTCATGCCCGGTTCCAGACTGCACCGTCAAAGGGTCGTCCAAAATGATTTATGGTCACTGCAAAGAGATGCATACAGATTCTTTTATACCATTTCATTTTGGACGTAGATTCGGTGTTTCTCTGAACTTGGATGATAGGGGCTTACTTCTCCAAGAGGACACATCAGACACTGTGTTTGTTCTGAACAACACAACGTCTTCTTAtgggaatattataactgtgTTTTGTCTGGGACCAATGTCAAACGGACGCTGCCCTTATgacatcaaaataaaatttactgaATCCTCCGTTGACAGGTTTCATTCTTCTACGAAGAATTTTCAAGACACCAACAGTTACTACCGTTCGTTGACAGGGTTACTTATTGATAGCAGTGATCGTGATTTTTTTCCTGACGGGTTGGTAAAGATGGAGCTTTGTGTATGTCGATCATGGGAGCTTGGTTCGGAGGATGACATATAA
- the LOC126681783 gene encoding uncharacterized protein LOC126681783: MGSKKTTKLGKEEREGKKRKATSEERFFEVFEIILNYNGDFEWFGYFNEDVAVRKFHIEDIGLNSLDKWLLELKVQGLLMYYWRRAGMYTEELIPMENDDHVMDMALAGAQDGSVDVYVRKLNCDDVCNLRPVFGQTLFELKELEDGDDALELQAVAEAEPVQVLQIEGPGEPVEVLQIESPGEPVEVLQSEVVEEPEVVGEPLEKQQSGGSD; this comes from the exons ATGGGATCCAAAAAAACGACGAAATtgggaaaagaagaaagagaagggAAGAAACGAAAAG CTACTAGTGAAGAACGTTTTTTTGAGGTCTTTGAAATTATTCTTAACTACAATGGAGACtttgaatggtttggttattttaatgAGGATGTGGCTGTCAGAAAATTTCATATTGAGGATATAGGATTAAATAGTCTAGATAAGTGGTTACTTGAATTGAAGGTTCAGGGATTGTTAATGTATTATTGGAGGCGGGCTGGCATGTATACTGAAGAATTAATTCCTATGGAAAACGATGACCATGTCATGGACATGGCACTGGCTGGGGCACAAGATGGTAGTGTTGATGTGTATGTTAGGAAGTTAAACTGTGATGACGTGTGCAACCTAAGGCCTGTATTTGGACAAACATTATTTGAGTTGAAAGAACTTGAAGATGGGGATGATGCATTGGAGCTGCAGGCTGTTGCTGAGGCTGAACCAGTGCAGGTGCTGCAGATTGAAGGTCCCGGTGAACCAGTGGAGGTGCTGCAGATTGAAAGTCCTGGTGAACCAGTGGAGGTGCTGCAAAGTGAAGTTGTTGAAGAACCTGAAGTTGTTGGTGAACCCCTGGAGAAGCAGCAGTCTGGTGGTTCAGACTGA